In Arcobacter sp. LA11, the genomic window AAATTTATCAAAATAAAGTAAAAAAGATAGTAAAATATTATAGTTGATTAAAATAGTATAGTATTAATTGCTATGTTTTTTTAAATAAAAAAGATATAATTATATAGTTTTAGAAGGAAGAAAATGAAAAAAGAAAATATCTTTGAAAATATTTTAATAGATAAAATAGATGAACAGTTTATAGAGATAGTTAAAAATGAAAAAGTAAGAATAGAAAGAATTGTATCGAATGGACAATCAAGTCCAAAAGATTTTTGGTATGAGCAAGAGGAAAATGAATTTGTGCTTTTATTAAAAGGTTCGGCAATATTGGAGTTTGAAAATAAACAAGTACCTTTGATAGAAGGTGAGTATATAAATATAAAAGCTTTTACAAAACATAGAGTAAAATACACTTCTAAAACAGAACCAACTGTGTGGCTTGCAATATTTTATAAATAAGAATAGGAAAAATAATGGTAATAAGAATAAAAGATATATTTTGTGGTCAGAAGCAAGATATAGATGATGGAAGAAAAGAGTATCAATCTTCATATAAAAAAATTGATTTAAAAAAACAGAACTACTATATAAACGAATTAGGTTTTCAAGATGATACACAAAGTGATAAAGGACATCACGGTGGTGTTGATAAAGCAGTTTGTGTTTATCCTTTAAAATCATATGAGTTTTTTAAACAGAAATATGATTTTGATTTAGATATTTGCTCTTTTGGTGAGAATCTTAGTATTGAAGAGTTTGATGATACGGATATTTGCTTAGGAGATGTCTTTAGCTGTGGAGAAGTGTTATTTGAGGTTTCACAACCTAGACAGCCTTGTTGGAAGATATCATCTATTGTTGGTATTAAGTCTTTAACTTCATTGCTTGTAAAAGAGTATAAAACAGGTTTTTATTTTAGAGTCATACAAAGTGGTTCTATAAAAAAAGGTGATTCTTTAATTTTAGAGGAAAGAAAATACCCAAAAATCACTATTGAGTTTATAAATAAATGTGCTTTTAATGCCAAAGAAAATCAAGAGAATATAAAAGAGATACTAGAATCAAAAAGTTTAGCTGATGCATATAGAACCTCTTTACTAAAAAGATATGAAAATAAAGAAAATGGTTTGCAAGATTGGCAAAAAGACAACTTCTAAATCTAAACTAAGCCCTTCACCAAGAAGCTTTAATTGAGATAAGAATATAATTTCACAAGATTATTGAAGGACAAATTTGAAAATAGCAATTATTGGAGCAGGTGCAGCTGGACTTATGGCTGGTATAACTGCAAAAAGATTAAATAAAAATCTAGATATAGACATCTTTGATATAAATAGTGGTATAGGAAAAAAGATATTAGCTTCAGGTAATGGAAGATGTAATATATCAAATACAACTGTAACAAAAGAGAATTTTATAGGTGAAAATCCAAGCTTTGTAGAGTATGCTTTAAAACAGTTTGATTTTAAAGCTTTCGAAAAGTTTTGTAAAAGTATTGGATTGTTACTTGATATCAAAGAGACTTGTAAAGTTTACCCTTTATCAAATGAAGCAAAATCAGTTGTGACTTTATTAGATAGTGCAGTAAAAAGTTTAGGAATAAACCTAATACTTGAAACAAGAGTAGAAGATATAGTAAAACAAGAAGATAAGTTTATAGTAAAAAGTAGTAATAAAGAGTTTAAAAACTATGATAAAGTACTAATAAGCTCAGGACTAAAAGCAGCTCCACAACTAAATGCCACAGAAGATGGTATGAATATAGCTGAAAAACTAGGACATTCATGTAATCCAACATATCCATCTCTTGTAGGTCTTCATACAGATTTTGAATATAACAATAGAATGCAAGGTGTGAAAAAAGAAGCTGAGGTTACTTTATATATAGATGGACAAAAAGAGAATAGTATACAAGGTGATGTACTATTTACAAAATACGGAGTATCAGGTTTTGCAATTTTAGATATCTCACAATATGCAGTATATCCACTATCGCTATATCAAGATGTACAAATAGCAATAAACCTTTTTCCAAATATAAATAGAAACGAACTTCTATCAATGTGTGAGAATCTTTTCAAAAACTTACCAAATGAAAAAACAGTAGTACTTCTAACGGGAATAGTATCAAATAAACTAGCCCCAATATTACTAGATGTATGCAAAATAGATAAAGAAAGCTTAGCAAAAAATATAAATGCAAAACAAATAAGAGGCTTAGTAAATATTTTAATAAACTGGCGATTTAAAATCACAGATACTCAAGGTTTTAAACATGCAGAAGCTAGTGGCGGTGGAGTAAGAACTGATGAGGTAGACTCTAAGACTTATGAGAGTAAAAAATGCAAAGGATTGTATTTAGCTGGAGAGGTTTTAGATTTAGTAGGTCACAGAGGTGGATATAATCTACAATATGCATGGGCAAGTGGATACGTAGTAGGAAAAAGTATCTCGAAATAAAATAGTAACTTTTGTTAAATTTCGGCGTTATCGCCGAAATTGAAATAGTCACATACTGAAGTATGCTCCTGCTTCAATTTCTCCTCTGGTCTTGAACTTTAACAGAATTTACTATTTTATAATAATTAAGGATATAATTAAATATTTTGAAAGGAATAGTAAATGATTAATTGGATACGTAAAATATACAATATGAAAATATATTCTAAAGAGATTCTGAAGGTAATATCAAATATAAATTATGCAATTCTATATAGAATATTTATATTAATTCAAGATAAATTAGAAGACAAGCAATTAACGGAAATAAATAAATATTCAGAAGAAATTTTTAAAAAATATATTCTTAATAATGATGAAATAAGAGAAGAAGATAGAGAACTTTTATCTAATGTTATGGCTGATGAAAAAATTAAAGAATTACTATCTTTAAAGTTTTTATTAAATTCATATTATTATGGAGTCTTTCATATTGAGGACGATGAAGAACTTTATTATAAAAAAGCTTTAAAGATAAAAGATAATTTAACAAAATTAAATAAAAAGACTTTTTATAATCAAAAGAAGATTGTAAAAAAGATAGAAAATGAGCTTAAACAAGAATTTAATAAAATAACAAAAGAGAGAATAGAAAGAAGAAAGTTTGAGGAAACTCCAAAAGTAAGAATTTCGACTGAAAATATAAATTTTATTTTGAAAATTTGTTCATTATTCTTTATTGTTGGAGGTTTTCTTTATACATACTTTTTTATGGCCTATTTTAATATCAATATATCACTTTATTATAATATCTCAGACTATATTGCAGGAAGTATGGATGTTTTATTTAATATTTTTATAATATTAATTGTATTAAGTATATTCATGGCTTTTGAATTTGACAATATGTTAAATAAAGAATTTTTTAATGATGAGTATGGAATTTCTTCATCAAAATCTTATACTCAAGAATATTTAGTTTTTGGATTTTTTTTTGTTACTTCGATTCTAAATTATCTTATTACAAATACTATTGAAACTTTTTTAGTAATCATGACTTTAGTTATGCTTTTTTATATAGTATTACCAAAGATAAAAATACTTAATTATTTAGAAAAACCTATTCCCATAGTATTATCACTTATAGGAA contains:
- a CDS encoding MOSC domain-containing protein, with product MVIRIKDIFCGQKQDIDDGRKEYQSSYKKIDLKKQNYYINELGFQDDTQSDKGHHGGVDKAVCVYPLKSYEFFKQKYDFDLDICSFGENLSIEEFDDTDICLGDVFSCGEVLFEVSQPRQPCWKISSIVGIKSLTSLLVKEYKTGFYFRVIQSGSIKKGDSLILEERKYPKITIEFINKCAFNAKENQENIKEILESKSLADAYRTSLLKRYENKENGLQDWQKDNF
- a CDS encoding NAD(P)/FAD-dependent oxidoreductase, yielding MKIAIIGAGAAGLMAGITAKRLNKNLDIDIFDINSGIGKKILASGNGRCNISNTTVTKENFIGENPSFVEYALKQFDFKAFEKFCKSIGLLLDIKETCKVYPLSNEAKSVVTLLDSAVKSLGINLILETRVEDIVKQEDKFIVKSSNKEFKNYDKVLISSGLKAAPQLNATEDGMNIAEKLGHSCNPTYPSLVGLHTDFEYNNRMQGVKKEAEVTLYIDGQKENSIQGDVLFTKYGVSGFAILDISQYAVYPLSLYQDVQIAINLFPNINRNELLSMCENLFKNLPNEKTVVLLTGIVSNKLAPILLDVCKIDKESLAKNINAKQIRGLVNILINWRFKITDTQGFKHAEASGGGVRTDEVDSKTYESKKCKGLYLAGEVLDLVGHRGGYNLQYAWASGYVVGKSISK
- a CDS encoding cupin domain-containing protein, with protein sequence MKKENIFENILIDKIDEQFIEIVKNEKVRIERIVSNGQSSPKDFWYEQEENEFVLLLKGSAILEFENKQVPLIEGEYINIKAFTKHRVKYTSKTEPTVWLAIFYK